One Cupriavidus taiwanensis DNA window includes the following coding sequences:
- a CDS encoding ABC transporter ATP-binding protein: MTSQPIRAGRLQVRGLDVALGQGDAAFTAVHQLSIDIPAGQFVCILGPSGCGKSTLLGAIAGHLPAAAGELLLDGAPVRGPAPERGLVFQQHSLFPWKRVLDNVAFGLKMQGVPTAERKREAQALLDLVGLGGFAQRYPAQLSGGMQQRAEIARVLINRPRVLLMDEPFGALDAQTRAHMQGLLLDVWARMRTTVVFVTHDIDEALFLADRVLVMSPRPGRILEDLAIPFERPRRAELMTDDDFIRLKRRCRDLLHDHTRASALATAA, from the coding sequence ATGACGAGCCAGCCGATCCGCGCGGGCCGCCTGCAGGTGCGCGGCCTGGATGTGGCGCTGGGCCAGGGCGATGCGGCCTTCACCGCCGTGCACCAGCTATCCATCGACATTCCCGCCGGGCAGTTCGTCTGCATCCTGGGGCCGTCGGGCTGCGGCAAGTCCACGCTGCTGGGCGCCATCGCCGGACACCTGCCGGCGGCGGCGGGCGAGCTGCTGCTCGACGGGGCGCCGGTGCGCGGCCCCGCGCCGGAGCGCGGGCTGGTGTTCCAGCAGCACTCGCTGTTCCCGTGGAAGCGCGTGCTCGACAACGTCGCCTTCGGCCTGAAGATGCAGGGCGTGCCCACCGCCGAGCGCAAGCGCGAGGCGCAGGCCCTGCTGGACCTGGTCGGCCTGGGCGGCTTCGCGCAGCGCTACCCCGCCCAGCTTTCCGGCGGCATGCAGCAGCGCGCGGAGATTGCGCGCGTGCTGATCAACCGGCCGCGCGTGCTGCTGATGGACGAGCCCTTCGGTGCGCTCGACGCGCAGACCCGCGCCCATATGCAAGGCCTGCTGCTCGACGTCTGGGCGCGGATGCGCACCACCGTGGTCTTCGTCACCCATGACATCGACGAGGCGCTGTTCCTGGCCGACCGCGTGCTGGTGATGTCGCCACGGCCCGGACGCATCCTTGAAGATCTCGCCATCCCCTTCGAGCGGCCCCGCCGCGCCGAGCTGATGACCGACGACGATTTCATCCGGCTCAAGCGCCGCTGCCGCGACCTGCTGCACGACCACACCCGGGCCAGCGCGCTCGCGACCGCCGCCTGA
- a CDS encoding glycosyl hydrolase produces the protein MTTSPIPQHAGPVRLLVATTKGAWFLTSDAARRSWQIEGPTFLGHTIHHVVQDPREPSRLLMAARTGHLGPTVFRSGDGGRNWTEAARPPAFDKVPEGETGRVVDHVFWLTPGHASEPGTWYAGTSPQGLFRSTDHGANWEPLRGFNDHPMWRAWTGGEQDGTPDGPKLHSVLVDPRDARHLYIGMSSGGVFESTDAGADWKPLNRGSIANFLPDPNPEYGQDPHCMLQHPANPDLLYQQNHCGIYRMDRREGVWKRIGEAMPKEVGDIGFPIVAHPRDPRTVWVFPMDGSDVWPRVSPGGRPAAYVTRDGGETWQRQDRGLPAEQGWFTVKRQAMATDGHDPVGVYFGTTGGELWASADEGDAWQCIARNLPQIYAVSVARPA, from the coding sequence ATGACGACTTCCCCCATTCCCCAACATGCCGGCCCGGTCCGCCTGCTGGTTGCCACCACCAAGGGCGCCTGGTTCCTGACCAGCGACGCCGCGCGCCGCAGCTGGCAGATCGAAGGCCCGACCTTCCTCGGCCATACCATCCACCATGTCGTGCAGGACCCGCGCGAGCCGTCGCGCCTGCTGATGGCGGCGCGCACCGGCCATCTGGGCCCGACCGTGTTCCGCTCCGGCGACGGCGGCCGCAACTGGACCGAGGCGGCCCGCCCGCCCGCCTTCGACAAGGTGCCGGAGGGCGAGACCGGCCGCGTCGTCGACCACGTGTTCTGGCTCACCCCCGGCCATGCCAGCGAGCCCGGCACCTGGTACGCCGGCACCTCGCCGCAGGGCCTGTTCCGCAGTACCGATCATGGCGCGAACTGGGAGCCGCTGCGCGGCTTCAACGACCATCCGATGTGGCGCGCCTGGACCGGCGGCGAGCAGGACGGCACCCCCGACGGTCCCAAGCTGCATTCCGTGCTGGTCGATCCGCGCGACGCGCGTCACCTGTATATCGGCATGTCCAGCGGCGGCGTGTTCGAGAGCACCGACGCCGGCGCCGACTGGAAGCCGCTGAACCGCGGCAGCATCGCCAACTTCCTGCCCGATCCCAACCCGGAATACGGCCAGGACCCGCACTGCATGCTGCAGCATCCCGCCAACCCGGACCTGCTGTACCAGCAGAACCATTGCGGCATCTACCGGATGGACCGCCGCGAAGGCGTGTGGAAGCGCATCGGCGAGGCGATGCCGAAGGAAGTCGGCGACATCGGCTTCCCGATCGTGGCGCACCCGCGCGACCCGCGCACGGTGTGGGTGTTTCCGATGGACGGCAGCGATGTGTGGCCGCGCGTCAGCCCCGGCGGCCGGCCCGCCGCCTATGTCACGCGCGATGGCGGCGAGACCTGGCAGCGCCAGGACCGCGGCCTGCCGGCCGAGCAGGGCTGGTTCACGGTCAAGCGCCAGGCCATGGCCACCGACGGCCACGACCCGGTGGGCGTGTACTTCGGCACCACCGGCGGCGAGTTGTGGGCCAGCGCGGACGAAGGCGATGCCTGGCAATGCATCGCCCGCAACCTGCCGCAGATCTATGCGGTGAGCGTGGCGCGCCCTGCCTGA
- a CDS encoding ABC transporter permease: MTSISLEAGAPPVAPAAPGAARVRLARWLVRLAALASCIVLWQLASSHRAHLGLVTFANVPAPSDVVPAAWQLLQSPKLVLHLGNSLYRVFAGFGAAAVAGIVLGMAIGRSRWLEDLLLPPLEVLRPIPGVAWIPLAILMFPSSEMSMIFITFIGALFPVLLNTIHGVERTDPRLVATARSLGARRWTVFPEVLLPAALPSIVTGLAIGMGTSWFCLVTAEMIAGQYGIGYYTWEAYNLQNYADIVVGMLLIGVFGMGSSALIKRVGAWLMPWTRLQQVRA, from the coding sequence ATGACCTCGATCAGCCTTGAAGCGGGGGCGCCCCCGGTGGCACCGGCCGCGCCGGGCGCGGCACGCGTGCGGCTGGCACGCTGGCTGGTACGCCTGGCCGCGCTGGCCAGCTGCATCGTGCTGTGGCAGCTGGCCTCGTCCCACCGGGCCCACCTCGGCCTCGTCACCTTCGCCAACGTGCCCGCGCCCAGCGACGTGGTTCCTGCGGCCTGGCAGCTGCTGCAGTCACCCAAGCTGGTGCTGCACCTGGGCAACAGCCTGTACCGCGTGTTTGCCGGCTTTGGCGCGGCGGCCGTGGCGGGCATCGTGCTCGGCATGGCGATCGGCCGCTCGCGCTGGCTGGAAGACCTGCTGCTGCCGCCGCTGGAGGTGCTGCGCCCGATCCCCGGCGTGGCGTGGATTCCGCTGGCAATCCTGATGTTCCCGTCTTCGGAGATGAGCATGATCTTCATCACCTTCATCGGGGCGCTGTTCCCGGTCCTGCTCAACACCATCCACGGGGTGGAGCGCACCGACCCGCGCCTGGTCGCCACGGCGCGCAGCCTGGGCGCGCGCCGCTGGACCGTCTTCCCCGAGGTGCTGCTGCCCGCGGCGCTGCCGAGTATCGTCACCGGGCTGGCGATCGGCATGGGCACGTCCTGGTTCTGCCTGGTCACCGCCGAGATGATCGCCGGCCAGTACGGCATCGGCTACTACACGTGGGAGGCCTACAACCTGCAGAACTATGCGGACATCGTCGTCGGCATGCTGCTGATCGGTGTCTTCGGCATGGGCAGCAGCGCGCTGATCAAGCGCGTCGGCGCGTGGCTGATGCCGTGGACCCGCCTGCAGCAGGTGCGCGCATGA
- a CDS encoding HEAT repeat domain-containing protein: MPQASALPDESLSDLDPAIGALTLRLADPDPAVRRVAVLQLADLEDEDGVPLLLQRLQSDPAGSVRAEAARTLASWEQEAVVPALAAALADPSREVAEAAAQGLSELKEPASGAALLPWVTHGDPFVRAAAWRGLRELRYAAGFDAAMAALSDAAAPVRREAVAVLGWLRRSEALPALAQAATSDADTDVRRAAAGALGLAADPSARDALLAALRDGAWQVREEAAQTLGKLKFPEAVGPLIDALEDRYWQVRVQAARALGKLRDRAALVPLTLQLAHAISNLRKEAALSLGSLGDTAAVPALAAAADDADPEVRKAVRIALAQIGAPEGHA; the protein is encoded by the coding sequence ATGCCGCAAGCTTCCGCCCTGCCTGACGAATCCCTGTCTGATCTCGATCCCGCCATCGGCGCGCTGACGCTGCGCCTGGCCGACCCCGACCCCGCGGTTCGACGCGTGGCCGTGCTGCAACTTGCCGACCTGGAGGATGAAGACGGCGTGCCGCTGCTGCTGCAGCGCCTGCAATCGGACCCCGCCGGATCCGTGCGCGCGGAAGCCGCGCGCACGCTGGCCAGCTGGGAGCAGGAAGCGGTCGTCCCGGCGCTGGCCGCGGCACTGGCCGACCCCAGCCGCGAGGTGGCCGAAGCGGCAGCACAGGGACTGTCGGAACTGAAGGAGCCCGCCTCCGGTGCCGCCCTGCTGCCGTGGGTCACGCACGGCGATCCCTTTGTCCGGGCGGCCGCGTGGCGCGGCCTGCGCGAGCTGCGCTATGCGGCAGGCTTCGATGCGGCCATGGCGGCGCTGTCCGACGCGGCCGCCCCGGTGCGCCGCGAAGCGGTGGCCGTGCTGGGCTGGCTCAGGCGCAGCGAAGCCCTGCCCGCGCTGGCACAAGCTGCGACCAGCGACGCCGATACCGACGTCAGGCGCGCCGCCGCCGGCGCGCTCGGCCTCGCTGCCGACCCGTCGGCGCGCGATGCGCTGCTGGCGGCCCTGCGCGACGGCGCCTGGCAGGTGCGGGAAGAAGCCGCGCAGACGCTGGGAAAACTGAAATTCCCTGAAGCCGTGGGCCCGTTGATCGACGCGCTGGAAGACCGCTACTGGCAGGTCCGCGTGCAGGCCGCCAGGGCTCTCGGCAAGCTGCGTGACCGCGCGGCGCTGGTGCCGCTGACGCTGCAGCTGGCCCACGCCATCAGCAACCTGCGCAAGGAGGCCGCGCTGTCGCTGGGGAGCCTGGGGGATACGGCAGCCGTGCCGGCCCTTGCCGCGGCCGCCGACGATGCCGATCCGGAGGTACGCAAGGCCGTGCGCATTGCGCTGGCGCAGATCGGCGCGCCGGAGGGTCATGCATGA
- a CDS encoding MoaD/ThiS family protein, with product MQVRIATPLFSYTGQREYVEARGASIAELLDDLDRQFPGMRFRIVDEQGKLRPYIRVFVNRTQLMRLDAPLKETDEVHILQALAGG from the coding sequence ATGCAGGTCCGTATCGCGACGCCGCTGTTTTCCTATACCGGACAGCGCGAATACGTCGAGGCCCGCGGCGCCAGCATCGCCGAACTGCTCGACGACCTCGACCGCCAGTTCCCCGGCATGCGTTTTCGCATCGTCGATGAGCAGGGCAAGCTGCGGCCGTATATCCGTGTGTTTGTCAACCGCACGCAGCTGATGCGGCTCGATGCGCCATTGAAGGAAACCGACGAGGTGCATATCCTGCAGGCGCTGGCGGGCGGCTAG
- a CDS encoding DUF971 domain-containing protein — translation MSGGMVVPTRLELSRANGALRVYWPDGQCQSLDPGRLRPACRCAACRSKPSEAGPGDTQIVALGEMGYGVQIVFSDGHDRGIYPWPYLQALAGA, via the coding sequence ATGAGCGGCGGCATGGTCGTACCCACGCGCCTGGAGCTCTCCCGCGCCAACGGCGCGCTGCGCGTCTACTGGCCCGACGGCCAGTGCCAGTCGCTGGACCCGGGCCGCTTGCGCCCAGCGTGCCGTTGCGCCGCCTGCCGCAGCAAGCCTTCAGAGGCCGGGCCGGGCGACACGCAGATCGTCGCCCTCGGCGAAATGGGCTATGGCGTGCAGATCGTGTTCAGTGACGGGCACGACCGCGGCATCTACCCGTGGCCATACCTGCAGGCGCTGGCAGGCGCCTAG
- a CDS encoding NCS2 family permease, with protein MIEQPYPSPAAEADPARPHAPHVPEVRGRLDAFFEITARGSTQRQEVVAGVTTFMAMVYAVFVVPGMLGKAGFDTSAVFVAVCLTTAFGSLLMGLWAKLPIAIGCAISLTAFMAFGLVLGQGLSPAVALGAVFLMGLIFTAISVTGVRSWILRNLPAGVAHGTGIGIGLFLLLIASNEVGLVVKNTHAGLPVALGKITSFPVVMSVLGLAAIFGLERRKVPGGILLVIVAISALGLAFDPAVKFTGVFALPSLSAPGQASLIGAMDVRGALTAAVLPSVLALVMTAVFDATGTIRAVAGQAGQLNAAGHIHNGGRALTADSVSSIFSGLFGGAPAAAYIESTVGVAAGAKTGLTAVVVGLLFVAVMFFSPLAALVPSYATAPALMYVGLLMLSSVSRLHMDDLVDALAGLVCAVFIVLTCNIVTGIMLGFCTLVVGRVVAGEWRKLNVGTVAIAVVLAAFYAGGWAI; from the coding sequence ATGATCGAACAACCCTATCCGTCGCCCGCGGCGGAGGCCGATCCCGCACGCCCCCACGCCCCCCATGTCCCGGAAGTCCGGGGCCGGCTCGACGCGTTCTTCGAAATCACCGCGCGCGGCAGCACCCAGCGCCAGGAAGTGGTGGCCGGGGTCACCACCTTCATGGCGATGGTCTACGCCGTGTTCGTCGTGCCGGGCATGCTGGGCAAGGCCGGCTTCGACACCAGCGCGGTCTTTGTCGCGGTGTGCCTGACCACGGCCTTCGGCTCGCTGCTGATGGGGCTGTGGGCCAAGCTGCCGATCGCCATCGGCTGCGCCATCTCGCTGACCGCGTTCATGGCCTTCGGCCTGGTGCTGGGGCAGGGCCTGTCGCCGGCGGTCGCGCTCGGCGCGGTGTTCCTGATGGGCCTGATCTTCACCGCGATCTCGGTCACCGGCGTGCGCAGCTGGATCCTGCGCAACCTGCCGGCCGGGGTGGCGCACGGCACCGGCATCGGCATCGGCCTGTTCCTGCTGCTGATCGCGTCGAATGAAGTCGGGCTGGTGGTCAAGAACACGCATGCCGGCCTGCCGGTGGCGCTGGGCAAGATCACCTCGTTCCCGGTGGTGATGTCGGTGCTGGGCCTGGCCGCGATCTTCGGGCTGGAGCGCCGCAAGGTGCCGGGCGGGATCCTGCTGGTGATCGTCGCCATCTCCGCGCTCGGCCTGGCCTTCGATCCGGCGGTGAAGTTCACCGGCGTGTTCGCGCTGCCGTCGCTGAGCGCGCCGGGCCAGGCATCGCTGATCGGCGCGATGGACGTGCGCGGCGCGCTGACCGCCGCCGTGCTGCCGAGCGTGCTGGCGCTGGTGATGACCGCGGTATTCGACGCCACCGGCACCATCCGCGCCGTCGCCGGGCAGGCCGGGCAGCTCAATGCCGCCGGCCATATCCACAACGGCGGGCGCGCGCTGACCGCGGATTCGGTCAGCTCGATCTTCTCGGGCCTGTTCGGCGGCGCCCCGGCCGCGGCCTATATCGAATCGACCGTCGGCGTGGCCGCCGGCGCCAAGACCGGCCTGACCGCGGTGGTGGTGGGCCTGCTGTTCGTGGCCGTGATGTTCTTCTCGCCGCTGGCCGCGCTGGTGCCGTCGTACGCCACCGCGCCCGCGCTGATGTATGTGGGCCTGCTGATGCTGTCGAGCGTCAGCCGCCTGCACATGGACGACCTGGTCGATGCACTGGCCGGCCTGGTCTGCGCCGTGTTCATCGTACTGACCTGCAATATCGTCACCGGCATCATGCTCGGCTTCTGCACCCTGGTGGTGGGCCGCGTGGTCGCCGGCGAATGGCGCAAGCTCAATGTCGGCACCGTCGCCATCGCGGTGGTGCTGGCGGCGTTCTACGCCGGCGGCTGGGCGATCTGA
- a CDS encoding N-acetyltransferase — MANFHALRLPAQALPRALELRIDVELPPAEIERELDALHGRIGRPGDRLHAMPALPAGAPGLRLRYREADGEYYVYVEDVMQRRLAGYTVFNRLIEVGRRADPWVRAPHTKFAPAYQRRGLARALYRWALDGGLCLLSGARQSAGAHALWQALAPDYAMGYVDLRSKTLTWLGAAVDAATSEDLHTRMLLLGRGWTLDAFMARTGMY, encoded by the coding sequence ATGGCGAATTTCCATGCCCTGCGCCTGCCGGCGCAGGCGTTGCCACGCGCGCTGGAACTGCGCATCGACGTAGAACTGCCGCCCGCCGAAATCGAGCGTGAACTGGACGCCCTGCACGGCCGCATCGGCCGGCCCGGCGACCGCCTCCATGCCATGCCCGCCCTGCCGGCGGGCGCACCGGGCCTGCGCCTGCGCTACCGCGAGGCCGACGGCGAGTACTACGTGTACGTGGAAGACGTGATGCAGCGCCGGCTGGCCGGTTATACCGTGTTCAACCGGCTGATCGAGGTCGGCCGCCGGGCCGACCCGTGGGTGCGGGCGCCGCATACCAAGTTTGCGCCCGCTTACCAGCGCCGCGGCCTGGCGCGGGCGCTCTATCGCTGGGCGCTGGATGGCGGGCTATGCCTGCTGAGCGGCGCGCGGCAATCGGCCGGCGCCCACGCCTTGTGGCAGGCCCTGGCCCCCGACTACGCCATGGGCTATGTCGATCTGCGCAGCAAGACGCTGACGTGGCTGGGCGCTGCGGTCGATGCCGCCACCAGCGAGGACTTGCATACGCGCATGCTGCTGCTCGGGCGCGGCTGGACGCTGGACGCGTTCATGGCCCGCACCGGCATGTACTGA
- a CDS encoding ABC transporter substrate-binding protein has product MKASTSIHLLLALAAASLAGAASAETIRVAIGTQDTTINCATGGLLIRELKLLDKYLPRTGKYKDVTYDVQWKNFTSGPPLTNEMVADKLDIGAMADFPGSLNAAAFQKAGKKSLFIAPLSGNAIGTGNGIVVPADSPVQSLAELRGKTISVPFGSTAHGMLLRAIKRQGWDPDKDVTLVSQSPEVGGSALQAHKVDGHANFVPFPELFVFRGFARKIYDGAQAEAPTFHGALVNAEYAQKYPEIVVAYLRAAIEADRLMAAEPEKYSELIARVTGIDAEVDYLFHGPLGLQNRDYTWKPEYRQALQTSIETLKLLKRTDADLSADTVIDERYIREAFRLEGLDYEARLKSYDKQPLAAKDAGSGKPIAEPKLAAQLWLRGESRVRAYASPAAAFAALRQAAKEGRQARVLYVHDRNTGLKLLASKAWYVQDGKGQVSAFLLKGSADGWAKANGGNVRDFAAVSGAAVAVASN; this is encoded by the coding sequence ATGAAAGCCTCCACCAGCATCCACCTGCTCCTGGCACTGGCCGCCGCCAGCCTGGCCGGCGCGGCCAGTGCCGAAACCATCCGCGTTGCCATCGGCACGCAGGACACCACCATCAACTGCGCCACCGGCGGCCTGCTGATCCGCGAACTGAAGCTGCTCGACAAGTACCTGCCCCGCACCGGCAAGTACAAGGACGTCACCTACGACGTGCAATGGAAGAACTTCACCTCCGGCCCGCCGCTGACCAACGAGATGGTGGCCGACAAGCTGGATATCGGCGCCATGGCGGATTTCCCCGGCTCACTCAATGCCGCGGCCTTCCAGAAGGCCGGCAAGAAGAGCCTGTTCATCGCGCCGCTGTCGGGCAACGCGATCGGCACCGGCAACGGCATCGTGGTGCCGGCGGATTCCCCGGTCCAGTCGCTGGCGGAGCTCAGGGGCAAGACCATCTCGGTGCCGTTCGGCTCCACCGCGCACGGCATGCTGCTGCGCGCGATCAAGCGCCAGGGCTGGGACCCGGACAAGGACGTGACCCTGGTGTCGCAGTCGCCCGAGGTCGGCGGCTCGGCGCTGCAGGCGCACAAGGTGGACGGCCATGCCAACTTCGTGCCCTTCCCCGAGCTCTTTGTCTTCCGCGGCTTTGCCCGCAAGATCTATGACGGCGCCCAGGCCGAGGCCCCCACCTTCCACGGCGCGCTGGTGAACGCGGAATACGCGCAGAAGTACCCGGAGATCGTGGTGGCCTACCTGCGCGCCGCGATCGAGGCCGACCGCCTGATGGCGGCCGAGCCCGAGAAATACAGCGAGCTGATTGCCCGGGTGACCGGCATCGACGCCGAGGTGGACTACCTGTTCCATGGCCCGCTCGGCCTGCAGAACCGCGACTACACCTGGAAGCCGGAGTACCGCCAGGCGCTGCAGACGTCGATCGAGACGCTGAAGCTGCTCAAGCGCACCGATGCCGACCTCAGCGCCGACACCGTGATCGACGAGCGCTACATCCGCGAAGCCTTCAGGCTGGAGGGGCTGGACTATGAAGCGCGCCTGAAGTCCTACGACAAACAGCCCCTCGCGGCGAAGGACGCAGGCAGCGGCAAACCCATCGCCGAACCGAAGCTGGCCGCGCAGCTGTGGCTGCGGGGCGAGTCCAGGGTGCGCGCCTATGCCTCGCCGGCGGCAGCATTCGCCGCGCTCAGGCAGGCTGCAAAAGAGGGCAGGCAGGCGCGCGTGCTGTATGTGCATGACCGCAATACCGGCCTGAAGCTGCTGGCCAGCAAGGCGTGGTACGTGCAGGACGGCAAGGGGCAGGTGAGCGCCTTCCTGCTCAAGGGCTCAGCGGATGGCTGGGCGAAGGCCAATGGTGGCAATGTGCGGGACTTTGCCGCAGTCAGCGGCGCCGCGGTCGCCGTGGCCAGCAACTGA
- a CDS encoding tail fiber protein — MKIGDSIPLNQKQHPPRVLTFESIGALPCTRPEDVHISNPQGLGTHRKHHRTFRAVPRARPIARQRAPSNQKKGVRIMHQHKWATSLSTATAILVAGCGGGDDSNGGAPAAPGTLPSATISGVAATGAPIVNAEVLLKCVAGQARTTTGDDGSWSVSSAGLTLPCAGRVVTAAGLPLHTLVQGPGNINITPITELVVASATENPDTEAFFTTFSAVAAAAAGNRLQTAQTMVKLRLANLGVEADSLDLLTQKFSPRHGDAYDDRLEALQARLAATNATLTDVAAQLARGDVGAPGATGPTGATGATGPQGATGPQGPTGATGAAGATGATGPSGATGATGATGATGAVGPVGETGPSGATGATGATGATGATGATGATGATGATGATGTVPGLGTPGGAGSSSNGVDCVIGTVWLTAARWGQGLPADGRLLPINLYTALFSLLGNTYGGDGTSNFALPNLGSVTPNGLTYMICVEGLFPSPN, encoded by the coding sequence ATGAAAATCGGCGACAGCATACCGCTGAATCAAAAACAACACCCCCCCAGAGTGTTGACTTTCGAATCGATCGGGGCGCTACCATGCACGCGCCCGGAAGACGTCCACATTTCCAATCCACAGGGCCTTGGCACTCACCGCAAACACCATCGGACTTTCCGCGCCGTGCCGCGTGCCAGGCCGATCGCGCGCCAACGCGCGCCATCAAACCAAAAAAAAGGGGTCAGAATCATGCATCAACACAAATGGGCTACCAGCCTGTCAACGGCTACCGCCATCCTGGTCGCAGGCTGCGGCGGTGGCGACGATAGCAATGGCGGCGCGCCGGCTGCCCCGGGGACGCTGCCGAGCGCCACGATTTCCGGAGTCGCCGCAACCGGCGCCCCTATCGTCAACGCAGAAGTCCTGCTCAAATGCGTGGCCGGCCAGGCCCGCACCACCACTGGCGATGACGGCAGCTGGTCGGTTTCAAGCGCTGGCCTGACGCTGCCATGCGCCGGCCGGGTCGTGACGGCGGCTGGCTTGCCGCTGCACACATTGGTGCAGGGCCCGGGCAACATCAATATCACGCCGATCACTGAACTGGTGGTGGCGTCGGCTACCGAAAACCCGGACACGGAAGCGTTCTTCACGACTTTCTCGGCTGTCGCCGCGGCGGCGGCAGGCAACCGGCTGCAGACTGCACAGACCATGGTCAAACTGCGCCTGGCCAACCTGGGCGTGGAGGCGGACAGCCTGGACCTGCTTACCCAGAAATTCTCGCCTCGCCATGGCGATGCCTACGACGACCGGCTCGAGGCGCTGCAGGCGCGCCTGGCCGCCACCAACGCCACGCTGACTGACGTGGCGGCACAGCTTGCACGGGGGGACGTGGGTGCGCCGGGAGCGACCGGCCCCACGGGCGCTACGGGCGCTACGGGCCCGCAAGGTGCCACGGGTCCGCAAGGCCCCACCGGGGCGACGGGCGCGGCGGGTGCAACGGGTGCCACAGGTCCCTCGGGCGCGACTGGTGCCACGGGCGCGACGGGTGCCACTGGAGCCGTGGGTCCCGTGGGCGAAACAGGGCCAAGCGGAGCAACGGGAGCAACGGGCGCAACGGGCGCTACGGGCGCTACGGGCGCTACGGGCGCTACGGGCGCAACGGGCGCTACGGGCGCAACCGGTACCGTGCCCGGACTAGGCACCCCAGGTGGTGCCGGCTCCTCCAGCAACGGGGTCGATTGCGTCATCGGCACGGTGTGGCTGACTGCCGCCCGCTGGGGCCAGGGCTTGCCTGCCGATGGCCGGCTTCTGCCGATCAATCTCTACACGGCCCTGTTCAGCCTGCTCGGCAACACCTACGGCGGCGATGGCACCAGCAATTTCGCGCTGCCGAACCTCGGCTCGGTCACGCCCAATGGACTGACCTACATGATCTGCGTCGAGGGCCTCTTTCCCAGCCCCAACTGA